The stretch of DNA TTTTTGTGTAAacaacttttttgttttgttctgtttctttactccatctttgttatattttcttaaaaatttattttgatctttattttttttttctttttttttttttacagttggggAGAATCTTGGGGTGAAGAAGGTTACATCAAGATGGCACGTAACATGGACAATAATTGTGGAATTGCAACAAAAGCCAGTTATCCTCTTGTGTAAAAGAGACGACTGTTTTTAagtacacactcacattcacacatgcatgtatatacacacacacacacacacacacacacacacacacacacacacacacacacacacacacacacacacacacacacacacacacacacacacacacacacacacactagtcaGGATTGGTAGAGTATCagaaaaaaataccttgtggtactTCTGGTTATCACTCTTTTACACCtgagttttcacacacacatacagagtaaagcattggacaaaatgatgCCCTTGCATTTCGTCATCATTCTTTTACCATTCTGGGTTCCTAACTTGTGTAGAAAAGAAATGGATTtgtagatatgcacctatacaaaCACACTATTGGTGGAATATCAGAAAAAACCCctattttggtttttttattgTGACCTTGTtatagcgtgtgtgtgcgtatatgggtGCCTATATTCAAATCCTTTCTCggatcaacttttcctttctttcatcgTTCCTTCCATGGGACCAGTATCATTTGTACCTGTATACAATTTGCACCTGCGTgaaaatactggagttgatgtaatcgactgcacTTTGTTAAGATGTCACccccccagcatggctacaagaCCATCGAGTGAAACCAGGAAAATAACTTAGGAAATCACATAAGTATACAGAATACCCTCATCACAGAATCAGATAGtagggatgtaaaaaaaaacaacaaaaaacaaacaagtaaacaatagtgcaacaacaataaaaaccaaGCACAAACACTCACTACTTAAAagccatgatttttttttgtagtttttgcaTTTGAAACTGAGCTGTGTGAGATTTAGATAAtgacaaaacattttctttttaaacccaaACAATTATTCCAGTGTATAGAATTTCCTGATAAATATGAATCTTATAGTTTGTTGGAATgtgatttctatttttatatttaactttcgTTCTTTTTGAACTTgtccattttactttttttaataaaaataaaacttaaaaagatattcaagatgttttcttttttctttttctcaatttctttttccattctcaCCCTCACTATCTTCTGTGAGTCTCTTGTACAACAATCAGGTGTCACTAACTGTGGCACATGACATACGCAGTCTCTCTCCTGTACATGCTTACATCTTCTGTCCACCCGCACTCCCATTTCTTCTTCCCCCATTCACTTCTCACCCAGATGTAACATCACTATTTTTATTCCTTCCCAACTCTACCCTGATCAcatgccccccacacacacactcttctaaAGTGTAAATTGCCATGTGACCCCTTTATAGCAGGAAGCCTATTCTGATCCggccccttttctctttctttaatcccTCATCTCCTGTCTCTCTCAAGCCTTGTAAGTGATATGGCAACCCCACTAGTGTTGGTGGCATGCAGAAAGCACCTAGTAGACGCTGTAAAGtgtaaaatggttagcattaggaagggcattcagctgtagaaaccatgttgtAGTAGACagtggagcacaatgcagtcttttGGGTCATTGTGCCGATGCCAGCAGGAAACAAGACTTTTAACCATATGGTTAGAAAGCTAACCTTTAGTCCATACAGTTATGCCtacatctatcaaatccataCTTTTACTAAGACTGAAGAAGTTTTGAGATTATTTCTAACAGTTCCAGTgtcatttattataaatatatactttacccGATCGTGACAAAAGTAATTTGAAGGTCAACATTTTCCCGTAGTTAAGCTTAGTCAAGACAATTCAGTCGGCACACATTCTGTATCCTTGTTGATTGCTACAATCTCAGATAACTTCTGCACAGTAattaccacaaaacattttttcaGCTCAATTTACTTTATTGGCTGTATGACAAAGTTTCCAGAGTAAAGAGCCAGCTTCCATAGTAAGGTTCTCACAAGCCAATCAAATATCTCCAACAAAATATCTGTTCTTGTATCTTAACATCAACCATTTCACACAGAACCTTCACAACATTCATCCTGCTAGTCTGTTGATTCCTAGCATTTTCCCCACAAGAATCTCACCTGCTTTCGAAAACACCAACTCTGATTTATGTTCTACTAGAAATGCAAAGTTAATACAAAACCAATCGGTTCATTTACTTTATTGATATCTCACTTGAAACAAGTCTCCACAATTAAAGTGTTGCAATTTTGGGGGTTATGATAAGATTTTTACGGGAAGCTGAACCAGCATAGCTGGGCAATCCCATTTTTTTCAGTTCTTCAGTTGCCAAAAAGCAAGGCTGCAAAATAAGCTCATTTTTGGAATTAGCTTCATCTAAAGTATAAGCATATTCATGTCCCTTAGGAATTCTACCAGGGGCTGGTATCTTGGGGATATGACAGGCTCTAGTCTCTATGATTTCTACTAACTCATCATGTTTCAATACTTTGGATGGTTTTTCAGTAGTCTTCTTGGGGCTAGATTTCGCTTCGAATTTTGAAGCAAGTCTTTTCTTTTGTGCCTCATCTTGTTCTTCAAAGCGTATAAATTTTTTTGGCGGAATcacttctttttcaaattcttctgGGAAATTTCTGCTTTTTACCTTTTCTGTACTTACTATTACTGCATCAGGCGCATAATTGAAGAGGTTGTTTGCACACTCTGCAGCTTTGCTGTTGTAGCTAAATATGTTGTTGTCCGTTGCACTAAAAGGATCAGGGTAATTATCTGGTTGGATAGGGGCGTAATCTTCGTTACCAGGATGCTCCTTCAACCAGTCTCTTAGACAGGCTGCTTCATGTCCACGTGAACCAATGAGAGAGCAGTTACAGCCACAGATATAACatattatattgtttcttttgtattcCTCACTGAACTCCGTAGAAGTTCTTTCATCTCCATTTGAATTATCCctacaaagaaacagaaattaacacacattaaacaaaaaaaaaaaaaaaaagaaagaattcatcTTTACCAATAAAGCAAACATTGGTgtttgatgcagtccttggaattatcagatcctgtcaaactgtctaaccgaTGCCAGCAGGGAACAAAGACAGTAAATGACGATGACCAGTGCTAGGTTATGTTATCAATAAACTGACAGTATGATGAATCAACAAGGAATCTATGTGGTCAGTTAacttgctagaaagaacagctaaatctccttcatacCAACATTATTGCAATGCTTCTCAAAATTTTTTGGGGCTATTGTGACCCCCACTTCCTTTCTCTTAAGAACACTTTTTTGATACTTTCTTGCTTTGACCCAGCAAAATTCAAAacctatgtacatatctatatagaagCTCGCATAAGTGAGGACCTTGCCTAATGCTACAGGTGAAGTGGCTGCCTTtattacatatatggatataccaTAAATTTTGACAATGTCGTTTAAATTCTACTTTTGTCTCCAGTACCCTTATAAAGTTGTCCTCTTTGTAACTAGTATCCAAAAATTTCAGTCCCTCAGGAGGTGGTGGGAGACAGTACCACTCAATTTGAGATGCACTGCTCTACTGACTTAAGAAATAAGACATGGATACTACTGTCATATATACActgtttggttaaaaaaaaaaaaaaaaaaaaaaaaaaaaaaaaaaaaggaaagatagttACATGAGGAACATTTGTAATCTTGGGCTTTACTGGATTTGAACTAAAGAAAAGCAACCAACAGGTATCATCTTCATAGGTTCAccctaacaaatccactcacaagactttagacTTTGTGAGAGGATtagttagacagaaactgagagaatcctctttgtgtgtgtgtgtgtgtgtggccttgtCCTGATATTATGTGATGATtgcaaatgagcatcactgttgtACAAATGGTGTTGATTTCCAGTCCTCTGTGGAAATATCacacaggtgagggttggcaacagaaagagtatccagccatagagaagCTAGCTCAAaaaattctgtctaacccatgcaagcatggaaaagtggatgttaatacaatgatgatgatgaggttgaaagctgagataatgatgattatattcaacaaaatgttgatgtaatatttaaaagaaacctCAATCTTTGAGGATAACTCTAAAATATAATTGTTGGtgaaggcagcaggctggcagaattgttagcatgccaggcgaaatgcttagtggtattttgtctgccattacgttctgagttcaacattctgccgaggtcgactttgcctttcatcctttcagggttgattaaataagtatcagttatgcactgggtcgatgtaattgacttaatccctttgtctgtccttgtttgtcccctctatgtttagccccctgtgggcaataaagaaataaatagaattattggTGAAGACCAAAAAAATCGAAATTCATGATTAGCCTACAGaaatacaaactgaaaatattcttttctactctaggcacaaggcctgaaatttttttttttgggggggggNNNNNNNNNNNNNNNNNNNNNNNNNNNNNNNNNNNNNNNNNNNNNNNNNNNNNNNNNNNNNNNNNNNNNNNNNNNNNNNNNNNNNNNNNNNNNNNNNNNNNNNNNNNNNNNNNNNNNNNNNNNNNNNNNNNNNNNNNNNNNNNNNNNNNNNNNNNNNNNNNNNNNNNNNNNNNNNNNNNNNNNNNNNNNNNNNNNNNNNNNNNNNNNNNNNNNNNNNNNNNNNNNNNNNNNNNNNNNNNNNNNNNNNNNNNNNNNNNNNNNNNNNNNNNNNNNNNNNNNNNNNNNNNNNNNNNNNNNNNNNNNNNNNNNNNNNNNNNNNNNNNNNNNNNNNNNNNNNNNttttttttttttttttttttttttgtcgttgtgTGCTTGTGAGTAAATTAAATTGACGAAAGTATAAATTTATACTCGAAAATAAGGACTGTTAAAATGGCCTTGCAAAGGCAACCATTGGGGGAATTTCCCCACTTATACTTTCGTCCTAACTTTGAAAAGAATGAGTTGAGCGTTAACGACTCACATCGCACGTGAGATAGGTAAACGGAAGAAAGAACAGAGATATCATCAAACGATGTTTTTTGATTTGCGAACGGCAATCTTGGATAATAACGTATAAGCATACTTGAAGCTTCGGAAATCAGTTCTGTGACATGCGACGACTTAACTCGAGAAACACGTAGCACCAAAACacaaatcagcaacaacaataattagctCACTGCTCACATCTGTTTTGATAAAGGgattgtacatattttcacaagtattttatttgattttaggtgggtttttaaacaaagatatttatgtttttttaggCATAACTACAAAGTTTTACCctccagactttgggaggtcataactttcagaaaaatgaatatttttaaatgaaattttctatgcatatagtatttactatgtagaatctgaatatacaaaaatttccgaaccctgtagttatgcctgtttttaaatatattcgtGGAGACAGACGTAAAAAAAACAGAGTTTATCGACGGAAGTCGAGGTATATTTTCTTACGTTTTAatcgctttaaaaaaaaaaatacgtgaaGTCGAAAAAAGACGTAACTCAAAATGACGTAGGTTCAAGTATGCCTGtcccactttcttttttcttcactccAAGACTTTCTAGAGGGTTCCCATCTGTAATTTATTAGCTTTCACTTAACACTGACCTTTAGCTTGCACCCCCCCACCGCCAGTATTAAGGCTCTTCATCCagctcccctctctccctccatcgCTAACCTTCCCCCACCACTCCCGTTACGGCTAGCCTGCTTGCATCGCATCCTGCACCCCACCCGAATCCCACCACCAGAGTTAATGTTGTTCACTCAGACCCCCTCACCTTTACTTCCAGCACTATTCTTCCCCTCCCTCCCCATCTGAATTCGAATTCTAATGCTGACCCCACTGATACTGCCAGTTCACCTCCAAGATCTGTTCTCTGCACCCGTACAAGTCGCTATCTGAAGACCATCAAATGCCACATGTGTAAGTCTAAGTTACCACAGGATCTGCGTCGGCATTACTGAAGTTCAAgccgaaagtttttttttaactggaCATGCGACCGATGTCACTTCATCTCTGACACCCTTAGTAGAACAAAACTTTGCTTGATATCCAGATCCTTGCTGAAGATTTTTCTGCCGCCCTCCAAGGTTTGTTCAAGCTGAAGCTTGCCAATCGGATCCCTAAGAGCCGGTGGCGGCTCGTATATAGGCACTgcagaactgcagcaccccctatttccacttgatattatcgataacattccatataatgagtcctttttttctttaattctttctttatacttgtacattatataatccttaagcttaatacCAGTAACCATTGTCTAGTTtatgaaaagaattttaaaatccttgtatagaactgtgcgcttcacagttccagcatCGTGGTGTTTGGcagttgtgcgcatgctcacatgtccgagataggaagcttcacttgaagtaaaggagttttaataataattttcttcattttNNNNNNNNNNNNNNNNNNNNNNNNNNNNNNNNNNNNNNNNNNNNNNNNNNNNNNNNNNNNNNNNNNNNNNNNNNNNNNNNNNNNNNNNNNNNNNNNNNNNNNNNNNNNNNNNNNNNNNNNNNNNNNNNNNNNNNNNNNNNNNNNNNNNNNNNNNNNNNNNNNNNNNNNNNNNNNNNNNNNNNNNNNNNNNNNNNNNNNNNNNNNNNNNNNNNNNNNNNNNNNNNNNNNNNNNNNNNNNNNNNNNNNNNNNNNNNNNNNNNNNNNNNNNNNNNNNNNNNNNNNNNNNNNNNNNNNNNNNNNNNNNNNNNNNNNNNNNNNNNNNNNNNNNNNNNNNNNNNNNNNNNNNNNNNNNNNNNNNNNNNNNNNNNNNNNNNNNNNNNNNNNNNNNNNNNNNNNNNNNNNNNNNNNNNNNNNNNNNNNNNNNNNNNNNNNNNNNNNNNNNNNNTTTTAAATCATTGAAATACATGGAGGaaattttccctttattttcatttctcaactttgtatttttttttatttatttatttatttattatttttttttgggggggggggttccaaTTACAAAGGTACATAGTTATCAGAACCAAAGAGCCGGATGATGCCAGCAGAAAATAAAGTCAAAAAGTCAAGAATTatgatatacatatcttttacttgtttcagtcaccagtctgtggccatgctggggcaccaccttgaagaattttagtcaaataaattgaccccagtactgcttttttttttttttttctcttaagccTGATGCTTCTTATTCTatgggttcttttgctgaactgctaagttacagggacatcaaTAAACCAACACCCATTGCCAAGCAGTGGGGGtggcaaacacaaaaacacatgcacacacacccacacgcatatgatgggcttctttcagtttctatctaccaaatcctctcataaggctttagttggcccaagacTGTtgtttggttggcccaaagtgccacatagtggaactgaacttggaaccgccatgtggttgggaagcaagcttcttaccacacagtcatgactGTGCTTGGTTACAAATGTATGCGAACactaagggggggggggaattataTTCATAGCCGCATGCACACAGATTGCAGATGTACATGATACCAAACTGGATTCAAACTAGCAATTTagttaaaccctttagcatttaaactggccatatctggcttcAGTATTTTCCATTTTATGTTCATACctgccagatctggcttctcacaccgactctacaatgtcattcaaaaaaataaacaggcacaggtgaggctgtgtggtaagaagcttcttttccaaccacatggttccgggttcagtcctactgcatggcaccttgggcaaatgtcttctactatagccttgggccaaccaaagccatgtgagtggatctggtaaacaaaaactgaaagaagcctgttgtatgtatgtgtgtgtgtgtatatgtatgtatatatatatatatatatatatatatatatatatatatatatgcagctttattaataaaacatattactctacctctggtattcgagtactattttttccactttgtttcacatgtatgtgcttactctgatgtgtgtgtgtgtgtgtgtgtgtgtgtttgtctcccaattATTGCTTAACCCATTAGATATATATTGGGACAATGTACAAATTCAGGGCTTAGAAATCAAATGACAATCGGAGAGCCAACCAATTGAAACGATgtgtaaaacataaatatttacgaGCAGGAAATTTCAGCTTtgacaaaaatggaaataatccTGGAGTATAGAATCTTAACACCAACACACTTGAGAAATTAAAAACAGCCATTTTGTTTAttcctgaaaaatattttgttaattttatatggAGTGGATTAAAATATACagcagcattttttttattttatatgtttttttgaAGTGAAAGCTAGTTTAGAAGTGCAGTTGACAGTTTCACAGTTTCAAGTTACATGTAGCCATTTATGCAGAATTGGTTTTACCTACAGAGCCATCATTCATTACAGAATGATAGTTTCACAGCAATctaatgcattgtgggatatgcTGTTAGCTGAATTAAAACTACACAGGCTGACGAGTAAATTATTTGTCTTTAATTGCAATGTTTTGTTcttatgtgcatatctgtgtgtagttCCAATAAGATCACAGCTAATGGAATTggaaatcaaataaaagattacaaaaatatgagaaaatatggatacagttgtgtatatatgtatacatacataaacacacacataagtgtgtgtatatgtatgtatatgaatgtttgtatgtctctatgcataaatgtaaatgtatatcacacacacatatatgtatgcatgtatatatgtgtgtgcatgtatatatatagagacggagagagaaactaacagataaataaatatatatacatgcaaaaacatacatatgcatatatatatttaaacatacatacatatatatatctataagtacacatacatacatatatatatatatatatatatatatatatatacacatatatatatatgtactatatggGCTatcatgtgcatgtatttttctttcttcatgcaTATTTTATTCTATGCATTTCCAGGTTTGGGGCAGAAATGGCTAAGAATGTTATCCTGATTAAATTGTAGTTATTTTGGATGATATTTGAACTGGTCGTCTCGATGCCAGTCCCACATGACTTGGCAATCCACTTTTTATCAACTGTTCAGTTGCAATATAGCATGGCTTTAGAATAAGCTTGTTGGTTGAATTCAGCTCATCAACATTGTAACCGTACAGGTGTTCTCTAGGGATTCTGTTTGGAGCACTAGGTTCAGGTAAGAGTGGTGCATATTTCTGCATGGTTTTGACTAGCACACTGTGTAGAATAGTCTTTGGGAGCTTTTCATCTGCATTCTTTAAAAAACCAACTTTatcctgaattttttttcttacaacaTAGTCCTGTTCGTCCTGGCGTACAAATCTCTGTGGTTGAATCAGAGTGTTCGGTTGTTTCAAACCTAAAGCTGGAATTTTCTTTAGATcgtgttttttgtttgctttgggTGTGATATCAAGGCAATGTACTGCAGTGTCTGCTGCATTTtgattgtatctatgtatttgcttTGCACTTGAAAGGAAAGGATCTGGGTATGGTTTGGGCTGTTGGGGTGCAAAATAGTCAAATGTGTGGTTTTCCTTGAGCCAGTCCTTTAGACAAagtgtttcatgctggcatgaatgTTTTGGAGTACAGTCAATAccacaaatataacaaataactcTAGTTGTGTTGTAATCATTACTGAACTTCGTAGATTCATACTTGGAATCTTCTGAAAGCATTCCTATAAACAATAAGAAAGAGATATTAAGATACAGGcaattcatatatctataaaatttagattcaaggtgaatatggtacttaagtttaggcaccagaattatcCAAACAAtcccaaaataaggtgattaaaatcaaaataagcaacaaggatatccaaagttaatgcagtacaatcgtttcatgcgactccatttatttaagcaatgtgaacattacatcaaatgtaaaatgcagagcaatcttcagctgcacaaagatatagaactttaatgaaattacatttcaacagaaggacatgtTTTTATAACTGCATTTAAattctccaagtagaaaggaagaatacaaaaaaacattttgacttagccaatatggtctggctaagtcaaaatgtatttttgtattcttcctttctacttggagagtttaaatgtagttacagcaatatgtccttctgttgaaatgaaatttcagtaaatttctatatctgcgttttgagttcaaattctgctgaggttgactttgccattcatccttttggggtcaataaaataggtatcatTTGAGCACCGGGGCAGGTGGggggtgtaatcgacttagcacCCCTCCTCCGcacccgaaattgctagcctcgtgtcaaaatttgaaaccgttgttagaatcaatgtgaaatgacaaactggcagaatggttaagcAAAGCTGgacattttgtccgtttttatgaTCAGAGTCCAAATTTCcccatggtcgactttgtctttcatccttttgagatcgatgaaataagtaccagtcgatcactGGGAATCGATATATCGACCGAcctgtgcttataatagaaaggattattagagttAATgtggcaaaaagaaaataaaacaaaaactataaaatcatGTGGAACTCACCGTACAATGCTTCATGGCTGCATAGAATCTCCACATGTGGAGAAAACAACACAGAAAAGAAGACatgtttttctcatatttttagaAGATAATTACTTGATTagataaattaaatgaaagaatattgttCTAATGATTGAGACCATATAAAACGGCACGAAGCCCGACTCACAGTTGTCCccctttatatcatttatttaatcaCCTTGATAGTGATGTCCCATTAGAGTCATTGCTGACCCCTTCTCTTGAAATCAGAGAGGGGGTTAATGTGAATAGCGCAAGGGTAATTTGGAACCAGGAGATAAGTagaaatgtggtggtggtggagagtaACTCGAAGTCCTTACGTtggacaaatgtaaacaaatcagAAAACGAACCATTACA from Octopus bimaculoides isolate UCB-OBI-ISO-001 chromosome 14, ASM119413v2, whole genome shotgun sequence encodes:
- the LOC106872306 gene encoding uncharacterized protein LOC106872306 isoform X1, whose translation is MNSIEDFDRFGMLSEDSKYESTKFSNDYNTTRVICYICGIDCTPKHSCQHETLCLKDWLKENHTFDYFAPQQPKPYPDPFLSSAKQIHRYNQNAADTAVHCLDITPKANKKHDLKKIPALGLKQPNTLIQPQRFVRQDEQDYVVRKKIQDKVGFLKNADEKLPKTILHSVLVKTMQKYAPLLPEPSAPNRIPREHLYGYNVDELNSTNKLILKPCYIATEQLIKSGLPSHVGLASRRPVQISSKITTI
- the LOC106872306 gene encoding uncharacterized protein LOC106872306 isoform X2, with translation MLSEDSKYESTKFSNDYNTTRVICYICGIDCTPKHSCQHETLCLKDWLKENHTFDYFAPQQPKPYPDPFLSSAKQIHRYNQNAADTAVHCLDITPKANKKHDLKKIPALGLKQPNTLIQPQRFVRQDEQDYVVRKKIQDKVGFLKNADEKLPKTILHSVLVKTMQKYAPLLPEPSAPNRIPREHLYGYNVDELNSTNKLILKPCYIATEQLIKSGLPSHVGLASRRPVQISSKITTI